From the Ctenopharyngodon idella isolate HZGC_01 chromosome 3, HZGC01, whole genome shotgun sequence genome, one window contains:
- the cdr2a gene encoding cerebellar degeneration-related protein 2 codes for MLTDVIVEEDFDRNDEELWYSRKDLEHDLHLAAELGKTLLDRNHELEQGLQQMYSTNHEQLQEIEYLTKQVDLLRQMNDQHAKVYEQLDLAARDLEKSNQRLVLDNRTAQHRIQSLTETIDGLQTHMEGLQKQVDELKMSQSKRDLAAVRRSLGAQSMSCLKEIYDLQQDKCLSSESLHEEKSWPALDDRRMEEEETSTLQHTLHNLKLQLASERARRVEAERETELTMQENSALEERLSLLEGARRRQAELEAEVEELRQLWRSESSSARLADALLPDNVFFGVEERVRAGQEEEDGLEAEFPQGRRRCSSESYVRGARAEDIRRGHERTCIRRAQAVKQRGISLLNEVDAQYSALQVKYEELLRRCQQGADSLSHKAVQTPTVQAQRRRSQAATTTETVCLTDELHQPEYKALFKEIFTCIQKTKEDLSENRPGQSWQYYTSSV; via the exons ATGCTGACGGACGTGATAGTAGAGGAGGACTTTGATCGCAATGATGAGGAGCTGTGGTACAGCAGGAAGGATCTGGAGCATG ATCTCCATTTGGCTGCTGAGCTGGGCAAGACTTTGCTGGACAGGAACCATGAGCTGGAGCAGGGCCTTCAGCAGATGTACTCCACCAATCATGAACAGCTGCAGGAGATTGAG TACCTGACCAAGCAGGTGGATCTCCTGAGGCAGATGAATGACCAGCACGCTAAAGTTTATGAGCAGCTGGACTTAGCGGCACGAGACCTGGAGAAAAGCAACCAAAGGCTGGTGCTGGATAACCGCACTGCCCAGCACAGGATCCAGAG TCTAACTGAGACCATAGATGGGTTGCAAACTCACATGGAGGGCCTTCAGAAGCAGGTGGACGAACTGAAGATGTCTCAGTCCAAGCGAGATCTCGCAGCTGTGCGCCGCAGCCTTGGTGCCCAAAGCATGTCTTGTCTGAAAGAAATCTATGATCTGCAACAAGACAA GTGCTTGAGTTCAGAGAGCCTGCATGAAGAGAAGTCATGGCCTGCGCTGGATGACCGACGcatggaggaggaggagaccTCCACCCTGCAGCACACCCTCCACAACCTCAAGCTACAGCTGGCGTCCGAGCGAGCCCGACGGGTAGAGGCCGAGCGTGAGACGGAGCTGACGATGCAAGAAAACAGCGCACTGGAAGAGCGGCTGAGTCTGCTGGAGGGAGCGCGCCGTCGGCAGGCTGAGTTGGAGGCCGAGGTGGAGGAGCTGCGGCAGCTGTGGCGCTCTGAGTCGTCCAGTGCAAGACTGGCAGATGCGCTGCTGCCCGACAATGTCTTCTTTGGTGTGGAGGAAAGGGTGAGGGCGGGGCAAGAGGAGGAAGATGGGCTGGAGGCGGAGTTTCCTCAGGGAAGGCGGCGCTGCAGCAGCGAGAGCTACGTCCGAGGCGCTCGAGCCGAGGATATCCGGCGCGGACACGAGCGCACATGCATCCGCCGAGCCCAAGCGGTGAAGCAGCGCGGCATCTCGCTGCTCAACGAGGTGGACGCGCAGTACAGCGCACTACAGGTCAAGTACGAAGAGCTGCTCCGCCGCTGCCAGCAGGGGGCAGACAGCCTCAGCCACAAGGCTGTGCAGACGCCCACAGTCCAAGCGCAACGCCGCAGGAGTCAGGCTGCCACAACAACAGAGACCGTCTGCCTCACAGACGAGCTCCATCAACCAGAATACAAGGCCCTCTTTAAAGAGATCTTCACCTGCATTCAGAAAACCAAAGAGGACCTGAGTGAGAACAGGCCCGGGCAGAGCTGGCAGTATTATACATCTTCAGTGTAG